The following are from one region of the Eulemur rufifrons isolate Redbay chromosome 17, OSU_ERuf_1, whole genome shotgun sequence genome:
- the POU5F2 gene encoding POU domain, class 5, transcription factor 2 — MAGHRPSNFYPLPYSGGGGAGGLIPVRVDAPTWLCAQAAPGRLMVQQGVRPTVCPGSEVWGLPPGPLLYEFPGRMACGPQFGAAEARSWFRSSSEATFPGPSLALQCIPKLVLPEDVPALEKEMEQLAKELRRKRMSLGYSQADVGLAVGALFGKVLSQTTVARFEAQQLSLANMWKLRPLLKMWLEEMDEENLLAICKMEMMLQQARRQRRASRERRIGNDLERLFLQCPKPTPQQISRIAGYLRLRKEVVRVWFYNRRSKMCSWPTDDASPWEAVGAAGPPSPGVPMCFPLAPGLHFDVPHYGGCCFTPLYSPAPFSAGVALLSAPATALGLPRLSS; from the coding sequence ATGGCCGGACACAGGCCCTCAAACTTTTACCCCCTTCCATACAGTGGGGGGGGCGGTGCCGGAGGGCTGATCCCTGTGCGGGTTGACGCTCCGACCTGGTTGTGTGCCCAGGCGGCCCCTGGCAGGCTGATGGTCCAGCAGGGGGTCAGGCCCACGGTCTGCCCAGGCTCTGAGGTGTGGGGGCTGCCCCCGGGTCCCCTGCTGTACGAATTCCCGGGCAGGATGGCATGCGGGCCTCAGTTCGGAGCTGCTGAGGCAAGGTCCTGGTTCCGAAGCTCCTCCGAGGCCACCTTCCCGGGGCCCTCCCTTGCCCTGCAGTGCATCCCGAAGTTGGTGCTGCCAGAGGATGTCCCGGCCTTAGAGAAAGAGATGGAGCAGCTGGCCAAAGAGCTGAGACGGAAGAGGATGAGCCTGGGGTACTCGCAGGCTGATGTGGGGTTGGCTGTGGGAGCTCTGTTTGGGAAGGTGCTTAGCCAGACCACCGTCGCCCGCTTCGAGGCCCAGCAGCTAAGCCTCGCCAACATGTGGAAGCTGCGACCGCTGCTGAAAATGTGGCTGGAGGAAATGGATGAGGAAAACCTTCTGGCCATatgcaaaatggagatgatgcTGCAGCAGGCTCGGAGGCAGAGACGGGCAAGCAGGGAGAGACGAATCGGAAACGACCTGGAGAGACTCTTCCTGCAGTGCCCGAAGCCCACACCCCAGCAGATCAGCCGCATCGCTGGGTACCTCCGGCTGCGGAAGGAAGTGGTCCGAGTTTGGTTCTATAACCGGCGGAGCAAGATGTGCAGCTGGCCGACCGATGATGCCTCCCCGTGGGAAGCTGTGGGGGCAGCCGGGCCTCCTTCCCCAGGGGTACCAATGTGCTTTCCCCTGGCACCGGGGCTCCATTTCGATGTCCCCCATTATGGGGGATGTTGCTTTACACCACTGTATTCCCCTGCCCCTTTCTCTGCGGGGGTagccctcctctctgccccagccaccGCTCTTGGCCTCCCCAGGCTTTCAAGCTAA